The Gossypium hirsutum isolate 1008001.06 chromosome D02, Gossypium_hirsutum_v2.1, whole genome shotgun sequence region TGCTGATGATAGGGACTGAGCCATAAAACAGTATTTTGTGCTTATTTTCAATGAGCTTAACCTAGGCATTGTTAAACTCAAGTTCGAGGCACCATAGTTCGAGTTAAAACCCGTAATGCTCTCGATACTTCACCTtagattgtttatggaggtgagtgattccttCAAGTTGGCCAGAGTAACTGAGGATGCGCTAAGGCTGAAATTGTTCCCATATAGAGTTACAGCATGGTTAAATTCATTGTCACCCGGTTCAGTTTCTACATGGCAAAAGCTAGCAGAACACCTCCAAATGaaatatttcccacctagcaaaaatgctaagttgcgGAATGAGATTACTACTTTTTAGCAGATGGATGATGAATTTCTGTATGAGGCATGGAAAAGATTTAAAGAGTTATTAAGAGAATGACCTTACCAAGGGATTCCTTATTACATCCAATTAGAgtcattctataatggtctcaacgcaCACACGAGGATGGTGGTAGACGCTTCAGCAAATGCTGCTCTCATTTCTAAGTCATATAACGAGGCTTACAAAATCATAGACAGAATTGCCAGTAGCAACTACCAATGGCCAACCAACCGAGTAACTTTCGGATTATGAGTAGCAAGAGTACATGAAGTGGATGCTCTCACCTCACTTGCAACTCAATGCTTAAGATTTTTACTACTAACGGTCTTAATAATGTTACAGCCAAGCCACCAAGTCAATTTGAAACCATTTCTTGTGTATACTGTGGGGATGGAAACTTGTTTGAGAATTTCCCATCAAACCCAAAATCTATTAATTACGTAGAAAATCAAAATCAGCAAAAGATGGGGAAGGACCACAATCCAACTTTTATAACCCTTCATGGCAGAACCATTCAAATATTTCTTGGAGTAATCAAGGAGCTGGACCTAGTAATACCTACTTGCAACCCAGACTAAACCAACCGTCTGAATTTTTACAGCAAATTCAAAAAACACCTCAAGTCAAACCTTCCAATAGGTTGGAGAACTTGTTAATGGCGTATATGGCGAAGAATGACGCTACTTTGAGAAATTTAGAGAATCAAGTGGGTCAACTAGCCATTGTACTTCAAAATAGACCACAAGGAGCTTTGCTTAGTGATACCAAAAATTGAAGAGTTTCGGGCAAAGAACACTGTAAGGCAGTCACGTTATGAAGTGGAAAGACCTTGGAACCTAAGGTGGTTAAGATCGAAGATGGGTCTATTGACAAAGAAGAAGTTCAACCACAAATTGAACTCCACTACACAAAAGTCAAATGCTGAAAACTCCGAtaaggtaaatcctaacttagtcAATTTTGATAATCTAACACATGTGCCAGATGCAGAAACAATTCCTCGAAAAAGTGTCTAATTCAGGctaaagttccatcacctccatattcGTAAATGCTTAAACAATAGAAGTAGGAGGTGTAGTTCAAGAAGTTCCTAGTTGTTCTCAAGAAGCTCCATATCAATATCCCATTGGTAGAAGCCTTAGAAAAAATGCAGAACTATGTCAAGTTCATGAAGGACATTCTATCCAAGAAGAagagacttggagaatttgagactatAACATTAATGAAGGAGTGCAATGCATTCTTATAGACTAAATTACCCTCGAAGATGAAAAATCCAGggtgttttaccataccttgcaagaTCGAAGAATATTATTGTGGTAAAGCCCTATGTGATCTAGGAGCGAGCATTAACTTGATGCTCATGTCTGTTTTCAGAAAGTTTGGGTATAAGTGAAGTTAGACTGACAACCGTAACACTTCAACTAAAGGATTGATCTTTGGCACACCcagaaggaaagatcgaggatgttctGGTATGTGTGGATGAAATTTTTTTCTTGCTAATTTTATTATCTTAGATTTTTAAGCAGACAATAAGGTGCCAATCATCCTGAGGAGACCTTTCCTAGCAATCGGGAGAACattaattaatgtaaaaaaaGGAAGACTCACAATGCGAGTTCAGGATGATCAAGtcacttttaatgtttttaaggtGATGAAATTCCTTGATCTGGTTGAAGGGTGCTCGGTGATGTTAGATTTGGAGTCTTAGTTTCTACAAAATGGGAGCTTAAATTTGTAGATGACTTATTGGATCACGTCTTACAGTCTGACCCACCAACTGAAGAATGTGAGAAATATATGGTTGTGGTGAAAGCCAATTCAAAGGGTTATGTCCTATAAGCCTAATTTGAATCGTTGGAGCTAGAGTCTTGGGAATACACTCAACCCAATGCATCAATTGAGGAACCACCTAAATTGGAACTAAATGTACTACCTtcttatttaaaatatgttcCTCTAGGTAACTCCTCTACTTTGCCTATGATTATTTTAGCAAAGCTAACCGGAAGCCAGGAAAAAAAGCTGATTGAAGTGTTGAAAAAATCAAAAAGGCGATCAGTTGTAGTATAGTTGACATTCGAGGAATAAGTCATTCCTTTTTCATGCATAAGATTCTATTAGAGAAAGGTTAGAAAGCCATACTTGATGGACAAAGGAGGCTTAACCCGATTATGAAAAAGATAGTCCAAAAGGAAACAATCAAGTAGTTAGATGCGAGAATCAAGGAAATAATGAAGGAAAAgcaaatcaaataattttttttactaaaattaaatAGAGTTTCTCCTTTATATGATGTGAATATATTTCAATACTTCTATTGTGTATTTATAGTGGAAACATCATAAAAGTTATACttgaattcaatttaatattgatTGTAATTGTGCAATACATTGAAAGTTTATTTAAGAGATGGcttgtcattatttttttatacgaGATTGAGAGAACACTTACTCGATTCATGTTAAGAACTTATTTTAGTGCAAATTCATTGCAAGTAACTTGTTCATGTCAACTAGTTTATAACTAAGCTTTCAAAGGGAAAGCCTTACTAGAGAGAGTGATCTAAATTATGTACAATAGTGAGGTTACAGCTTGGTGAGTAAATTAGACTTAAATTACGTCTTACACAGGTTATTTTATAGTGGATACTCTCTAGGCAAGGCCCCGCAGACGTATGAAGTTTCTAAATTACGTAACCCAAATTTTGTGTCTATctcttattttataattattagtaAGTCCAATTGCAATTAAACATAAATCTAGAATGTAAAATCAACAAGTTTATAAGGAGAATAAACATCTACTTGAGATTTCTTGTATTCTGTTATACCTAATCAAGGTTCCAAACCATTTCTAGGATGATGTTGTGTCTACTACTTTTTATTAATTACATTCCTTCATGAGTGCTCAATGGTGCTAGTCCATACTATATTCTCTTTTCAAACAAGTCATTATTTCTAACGGaactaagaatataaattttggtCGAGAGTTACTAAGTTGAGAATTTTGACTTGTATataattatgtattttaattaatgtaataattAGGTAGCAAATGCAggatgttttatgtaaaaaagaAACTAGATTTAAAGTGCATTAAACCTTATCGATAGACAATAATTTTGAAGAGAACGGAAAGGTTCAAAACTTACTCGGACTCTATCTTGTTTTTAAAAGACTTAAAGTTTATCAGAATTTATCCAAACGGAAgagtattttgaaattaaaaaagagaTGATATTATTggaatcactacaccaaaacaggtttttagcggcgttttttaatgcctttagcgccgctaaaagtatttgcggcgcttttgaaagcgccacaaaaaatgtCGTTGTTGTCAACGCTGCAAACGTTTGCGGCGCTTCTTCCACAAACACCGTTATagatcaggacctttagcggtgctttttttacaaacgccgctataagtcaagacctttagcggcgcttttttcgcaaacgccactaaagatcaagacctttagcagctcttttcccacaaacgctgctaaagatcaagacctttagcgacgcttttcacaaaaacgccactaaaaacaaaacatttaaaaaacttattttaatcaaataatttttatttttatgataaatattatttaatgttctattttttaaatttgaactttaaatatacttttaaggataaataaaaaatattatttaaatgaaattttctatgaaaattttaactttaaaactaaatataaaaattaaagaatttagttttagtatttaaaataataaattaataacacaattaaaattcaaaagttagaactcaatatgtcgtaaatattaaagtaaaaataaaaatttagaatcaaaactaaaataaataatacatatgagtAACAGACTGACTAGTTGAACCTGCCTATGACTATACACATTGCaaggtaataaaaaatacaatgcattttcttaatcaagtaaatcttggtaataaaagatataatacatcTACTTAATCAAGGAAATCTTGTAATGAACTCAAAGCAATGAGACTTAGAGAAAAACTTTTGAGCATGGCTTCGAATTTGAACTGCAGATTTAGTGCCTACATGCTCATTATTATTGGCAGGCCCCATTCTCTTTACATAACTACAACAGTTGTAATggcaaaaacaaaacaaaacatgcTGACTTCAACAATAATGCAGCGTGTGTCAggaaaatgtttaaatttaagtCAGCCTTATGATGCAGCATTTCATTTGCCTAAGAATCATGTTCAATATTCATACAGAGGGTAAGGAAGGAAgtacaaaatttaaacacaaggCTTGTTGAGAAATAAAGCATAATACCTGAATATCAATATCAGTTTGACCTCCTTCAGCTCCACAAAGAGGCTGATGTATCATTACCCGTGAATTAGGTAAACTATACCGTTTTCCTGAAGTTTTGAAGAGAACAAAGGAATATGCAAGTTTAGCAGACAGAACGAGAAACTACACCAATCAACGGAGCTATGAACGGCAGAAATCTATTTATATACCTTTAGTTCCTGCACTAAGAAGAAAAGCTCCCATGCTGTTCAAGGAAAAACAAGGCATATCCGTTAACAATAATAAACAATTGCATTCGGATTTAAACTGAAATCTTATTGTATGAATGCACTTCAACCAAAGTGCTTGAGATCCAAAATATGCACCAGAAACATTATTTTGTCATATGATTTATACAAGTCAAGCTATAATCCAATACTCGGCTTCCAAACATTGGAACAcgaaaaataaaatcaatctcTTCAACTAATTTGGCTATACAAAATACATATTACGCATAGTAAGAAATATTCTCATCAAGGATCAAATATATATTGGAATGAATCGAGTACAATAATTTAAGGACCAAAGTTAAGATCAATATTCCTTAATTAAGAGACAAACAAGGCATAGCCACAACACTACAGGTTTCTGGTCTTCCATATTGTGACTTGAAAATATAATTGCATATTTTGCATTACAAACAGAAAAAACATCAACGAATTTATTACCTGGCAGCAAGCCCAACGCACACAGTCGAGACATCAGGTCGAATATGCCTCATAACGTCAAATATGGCCATACCTAACAAAATGCAAAACCATATAAGCCAGGCAAGTCATGATGCTTTTTGACACAAATCGGAGCAAATACAAAGACAAGATTCTTATTAGATGAATATATTACCAGCTGTAACTGATCCTCCAGGAGAATTGACGTACATGACAATGTCCTATCGACAATATCCAAAAATGTAAGAGTAGTAAATAATATTCAT contains the following coding sequences:
- the LOC107936264 gene encoding ATP-dependent Clp protease proteolytic subunit 5, chloroplastic isoform X2 — its product is MANIIVAQLLYLDVVDPQKDIVMYVNSPGGSVTAGMAIFDVMRHIRPDVSTVCVGLAASMGAFLLSAGTKGKRYSLPNSRVMIHQPLCGAEGGQTDIDIQVLCFISQQALCLNFVLPSLPSV
- the LOC107936264 gene encoding ATP-dependent Clp protease proteolytic subunit 5, chloroplastic isoform X3, translating into MANIIVAQLLYLDVVDPQKDIVMYVNSPGGSVTAGMAIFDVMRHIRPDVSTVCVGLAASMGAFLLSAGTKGKRYSLPNSRVMIHQPLCGAEGGQTDIDIQDTW
- the LOC107936264 gene encoding ATP-dependent Clp protease proteolytic subunit 5, chloroplastic isoform X1 translates to MANIIVAQLLYLDVVDPQKDIVMYVNSPGGSVTAGMAIFDVMRHIRPDVSTVCVGLAASMGAFLLSAGTKGKRYSLPNSRVMIHQPLCGAEGGQTDIDIQVKSYSIYHERSEPVDPPSPTRQFNPKTAAPFFKEIFYVSYL